Proteins co-encoded in one Acidobacteriota bacterium genomic window:
- the recA gene encoding recombinase RecA encodes MSLDKGKAIESALMQIEKKFGKGSIMRLGERPHEDIGAISTTCLSLDAAIGVGGFPRGRIIEVYGPESSGKTTLALTVVASAQKTGGVCAYIDAEHAMDPEYATKLGVNIDDMLISQPDSGEQALEIAETLIRSNSVDVIVIDSVAALVPRAELDGEMGDSLPGLQARLMSQALRKITAIVSSSNTCFIFINQLREKIGVFFGSPETTTGGKALKFYASLRLDIRRIGAIKDGDKVVGNRTRVKVVKNKCAPPFRESEFDIMYGEGISRTGDLLDLAVNHNIVDKSGAWFSYKGERLGQGRDNVKNMLKTNVDLLERIETDVKAELGFPDSTAAATA; translated from the coding sequence ATGAGCTTAGATAAAGGAAAAGCGATCGAGTCTGCGTTGATGCAGATCGAGAAAAAGTTTGGCAAAGGGTCGATCATGAGGCTTGGCGAGCGGCCACATGAGGATATCGGAGCGATCTCGACAACGTGCCTCAGCCTGGATGCGGCGATCGGCGTCGGCGGATTTCCGCGCGGCCGTATCATCGAGGTTTACGGGCCTGAGAGTTCGGGTAAGACGACGTTGGCGTTGACCGTGGTCGCTTCGGCCCAGAAAACGGGCGGCGTTTGTGCTTATATCGATGCCGAACACGCGATGGACCCGGAATACGCCACAAAGCTCGGCGTCAACATCGACGACATGTTAATCTCGCAGCCCGATTCCGGCGAGCAGGCTCTCGAGATCGCCGAGACGCTTATCCGTTCGAACAGCGTGGATGTGATCGTGATCGATTCGGTCGCGGCCCTTGTTCCGCGGGCTGAGCTTGATGGCGAAATGGGCGATTCGCTGCCTGGACTGCAGGCACGGCTGATGTCGCAGGCACTTAGAAAGATCACAGCGATCGTTTCGAGTTCAAATACGTGCTTTATCTTTATTAACCAGCTTCGCGAGAAGATCGGCGTGTTCTTCGGCTCACCGGAGACAACGACCGGCGGCAAGGCGTTGAAATTCTACGCCAGCCTTCGCCTCGATATTCGTAGAATTGGTGCTATTAAAGATGGCGACAAGGTCGTCGGAAACCGCACTCGCGTTAAGGTAGTGAAGAATAAATGTGCACCGCCGTTTCGTGAGTCGGAGTTCGATATTATGTACGGAGAGGGAATCTCGCGGACCGGCGATCTGCTCGACCTGGCGGTAAATCACAACATCGTCGATAAATCAGGAGCATGGTTCTCGTACAAAGGTGAACGCCTCGGCCAGGGCCGTGACAACGTCAAGAACATGCTGAAAACGAATGTCGACCTTCTCGAACGTATTGAAACGGACGTGAAGGCCGAACTTGGTTTTCCTGACTCTACGGCAGCGGCCACCGCGTAA
- a CDS encoding phosphoribosylaminoimidazolesuccinocarboxamide synthase: MTVATKISESDIPELNLLHRGKVRDVYEVDEKRLLLVATDRISAFDCVLPTLIARKGEVLTQISLFWFNHLLPITANHIISADLTAMPQSIRRHDELRGRATLVWRTNVFPVECVVRGYLEGSGWKEYLATGSVCGYELPQGLKQCDKLPEPLFTPATKAATGHDENTNFDTFCSIVGKETGDLLRERSLKIYEEASGYALTRGIIIADTKFEFGTDADGNILLIDEVLTPDSSRFWEADKYAPGKAQASFDKQFVREYLETLHWDKTPPAPPLPDDVSDATTARYIQAFELLTGNKF, encoded by the coding sequence ATGACCGTTGCGACCAAGATATCCGAATCTGACATACCCGAATTGAATCTGCTCCATCGCGGCAAGGTTCGCGATGTGTACGAGGTCGATGAAAAACGCCTGCTGCTCGTTGCAACTGACCGCATATCTGCCTTTGATTGCGTCCTGCCAACCCTGATCGCAAGGAAGGGTGAAGTACTTACCCAAATATCACTATTTTGGTTCAACCACCTTCTTCCTATAACAGCCAACCACATCATTTCCGCTGATCTCACGGCGATGCCGCAATCGATCAGGCGGCATGATGAACTGCGGGGTCGGGCGACGTTGGTTTGGCGTACGAATGTATTCCCGGTTGAATGTGTAGTTCGAGGCTATCTGGAAGGCTCGGGCTGGAAGGAATATCTAGCTACCGGTTCAGTCTGCGGCTACGAACTTCCGCAGGGTCTGAAGCAATGCGACAAACTTCCGGAACCGCTTTTTACGCCGGCCACAAAAGCCGCAACGGGCCATGACGAAAATACCAACTTCGACACCTTCTGCTCTATCGTAGGTAAAGAAACCGGCGATTTGCTGCGGGAACGATCGTTGAAGATATATGAAGAAGCCTCAGGCTACGCTTTGACGCGCGGAATCATCATTGCCGACACAAAGTTCGAATTCGGCACGGACGCGGATGGCAATATACTTCTTATCGATGAAGTTCTCACCCCTGACTCATCCCGATTCTGGGAAGCCGACAAATACGCACCTGGCAAAGCTCAAGCATCATTCGACAAACAGTTCGTCAGAGAATATCTCGAGACACTCCACTGGGACAAAACACCGCCGGCTCCGCCTTTGCCCGATGATGTCAGTGATGCTACGACTGCAAGGTATATTCAGGCGTTTGAGCTTCTTACGGGGAACAAATTTTGA
- a CDS encoding HEAT repeat domain-containing protein codes for MIFRITSTACVAAAFGSSTLAQSAQQQKVIEQSGDSGWLWMILIVGLLLAGAFLIWRKYKGTSSLLEASEGRATSFYNSNESYEMDGLDVDKELEWLRKSKKSKAKAPVASGTAARSKAALSDPPPRRAAASADIDTRAFQERMRKLQYSQLPINSFMHFTPAKLYEPLPVLDDPSLLNAIEQANEEYEEDESVRELALKILTAFRTRNSVDALTQIALYDLSSNLRSKAVSTLTEFDHPSVFEAILLACADPTREVRAAAARGLFRLSFDRADAWKRLMETNDEFRMSHAARAAIESGIAVKSFDRLVHEDLKVAYEAFSLVAFMIGSGETAEIFKAIRNHRDERVKFALLHVLKVQKDERTIEALEQLRTSGSLSPDVAERIKETIASFEKVTA; via the coding sequence ATGATATTCCGAATTACCTCCACCGCATGCGTGGCGGCGGCTTTTGGTTCGTCCACCCTTGCCCAATCGGCCCAGCAGCAAAAAGTGATTGAGCAATCCGGTGACAGCGGCTGGTTATGGATGATCCTCATCGTTGGCCTCCTGTTGGCGGGAGCCTTCCTTATCTGGCGAAAGTATAAGGGAACGTCTTCATTGCTGGAGGCAAGTGAAGGCCGGGCTACCAGCTTCTACAATAGCAACGAAAGCTACGAGATGGACGGACTAGACGTCGACAAGGAGTTGGAATGGCTAAGAAAGTCTAAGAAATCAAAAGCAAAAGCACCTGTGGCCTCAGGAACCGCCGCCCGATCCAAGGCGGCACTTTCTGATCCTCCGCCGAGACGAGCGGCAGCGAGCGCCGACATAGATACGAGAGCATTTCAGGAGAGAATGCGAAAACTGCAATATTCACAGCTGCCGATCAACTCCTTCATGCATTTCACTCCCGCCAAGCTGTATGAGCCGCTGCCTGTTTTGGACGATCCATCGCTGTTGAACGCGATAGAACAGGCAAATGAAGAATATGAAGAAGATGAATCCGTCCGCGAGTTAGCGCTTAAGATCCTGACGGCTTTCCGAACCCGGAATTCCGTCGATGCGCTGACGCAGATCGCTCTGTACGACCTTTCGTCAAACCTTCGGTCAAAGGCCGTGTCCACGCTTACCGAGTTTGATCATCCGTCAGTTTTTGAGGCGATCCTGCTTGCGTGCGCCGATCCTACGCGTGAGGTCCGAGCCGCAGCTGCACGAGGTTTGTTCCGGCTCAGTTTTGACCGGGCTGATGCCTGGAAACGGCTCATGGAGACCAACGACGAGTTTCGCATGAGCCACGCTGCAAGGGCTGCGATCGAATCGGGAATCGCGGTAAAGTCTTTTGATAGGCTCGTCCACGAAGATCTAAAGGTCGCCTATGAAGCGTTCTCGCTTGTCGCGTTCATGATTGGTTCCGGCGAAACCGCTGAGATCTTTAAGGCGATCAGAAATCATCGAGACGAGCGGGTGAAATTTGCGCTCCTCCACGTTTTAAAGGTCCAGAAGGACGAGAGAACGATTGAAGCACTGGAGCAACTACGAACGTCCGGGTCACTCTCCCCGGACGTTGCCGAGCGGATCAAAGAGACAATCGCCAGCTTTGAAAAAGTAACGGCGTAG
- a CDS encoding peroxiredoxin — protein sequence MPALYVDGTGVGVKVGAIAPDFTLKTSTNEDWKLSDHLGSVTVLLFYPQNETLVCTKQLCSVRDHWEDYLATKATIIGVSPADPEEHFQFAKRRKLPIPLLADPGRTVTRIFGRHWLFPISFTRAVVVIDAKGMVRNCDVMLRAFRPLDEKIITDIYAARGDAFNDKYDQIRQRSPIRDLVR from the coding sequence ATGCCAGCATTGTATGTTGATGGAACGGGCGTCGGCGTGAAAGTCGGAGCTATTGCTCCCGATTTCACGCTTAAGACCAGTACAAACGAGGATTGGAAACTTTCTGACCACTTGGGCTCCGTCACTGTTCTGCTCTTCTATCCTCAGAACGAGACTCTTGTGTGCACGAAACAGCTTTGCTCAGTTCGTGATCACTGGGAAGACTATCTTGCGACAAAAGCGACGATAATCGGCGTTTCGCCCGCTGATCCTGAGGAGCATTTTCAATTCGCAAAGCGGCGCAAGCTTCCGATCCCGCTGCTTGCGGATCCGGGCCGCACCGTTACCCGCATTTTTGGTCGGCATTGGCTCTTTCCGATAAGTTTCACCAGAGCCGTAGTGGTAATCGACGCAAAGGGTATGGTGCGGAACTGCGACGTGATGCTCCGAGCATTCCGACCGCTGGACGAGAAAATAATCACCGATATCTACGCCGCACGCGGTGACGCCTTCAACGATAAATACGATCAGATTAGGCAGCGATCTCCGATCCGGGACCTGGTCCGATAG
- the uvrB gene encoding excinuclease ABC subunit UvrB, translated as MQFRLISENTPKGDQPEAIRQIIEGLNDGVKDQVLLGITGSGKTFTIANVIEKTQRPTLVLAHNKTLAAQLYQEFKTFFPENSVEYFVSYYDYYQPEAYVPAADLYIEKEATINEEIDRLRLSATRALFERPDVIVVASVSCIYGLGDPDAYFGMLIFIEPGMKIKREEFLQKLVELQYERVNIDFDRGVFRVRGDVVELYPSYQDQAYRIEFWGDEIDAIYTIDPLLGEVLAKHETRIPIYPKTHYVMSKATVKSAVQTIKAELESHEEYLVKEGKIVEAQRLHQRTMYDLEMIKEMGFCRGIENYSRHLTGKAPGEPPPTLLDYLPSNALMVIDESHQTIPQLGAMFKGDQSRKGTLVEYGFRLPSAKDNRPLNFQEFEERVGQTIYVSATPGPYELTKVEGEVIEQIIRPTGLLDPMVEVRPVKGQIDDLLEECRLRAERNERVLVTTLTKRMSENLTEYFSEVGVKVRYLHSDIHTLERIKILRDLRRGEYDVLVGINLLREGLDLPEVSLVAILDADKEGFLRSQSSLIQTMGRAARNSDGKAILYADRITKSMEYAISETIRRREIQEAYNTEHGITPTTIIKSIDATLVTAYEADYFKIPLDLDSYEEYSPKQLKETIQQMEADMRNAAKEMKFEQAAEIRDRLKYLKERELVVR; from the coding sequence GTGCAATTTCGTCTCATTTCTGAAAATACGCCCAAGGGAGATCAACCCGAGGCGATCAGGCAGATCATCGAAGGGCTTAACGATGGCGTTAAAGATCAGGTGCTGCTCGGCATAACGGGCAGCGGTAAAACCTTTACGATCGCAAATGTGATCGAAAAAACGCAGCGCCCGACACTCGTCCTTGCTCACAATAAAACTCTGGCTGCCCAGCTCTATCAGGAATTTAAGACCTTTTTTCCCGAGAATTCGGTCGAGTATTTTGTCTCATACTACGACTATTATCAGCCCGAAGCGTACGTTCCGGCCGCCGATCTGTACATAGAAAAAGAAGCGACGATCAACGAAGAGATCGACCGGCTGCGGCTCTCGGCCACCCGTGCGCTTTTTGAGCGACCGGATGTGATAGTCGTTGCGTCTGTTTCTTGTATTTACGGCCTTGGCGATCCTGACGCGTATTTTGGGATGCTCATCTTCATTGAGCCGGGCATGAAGATAAAGCGTGAGGAGTTCCTGCAAAAGCTGGTCGAACTGCAGTACGAACGCGTCAACATAGATTTTGACCGCGGCGTTTTCCGGGTTCGCGGTGATGTGGTCGAACTTTATCCGAGCTATCAGGACCAGGCATATCGAATTGAGTTTTGGGGCGACGAGATCGACGCGATCTATACGATCGATCCGCTGCTGGGTGAGGTTTTGGCGAAGCACGAAACACGTATCCCGATCTATCCGAAAACCCACTATGTAATGAGTAAAGCGACGGTTAAAAGTGCGGTCCAGACAATCAAGGCCGAGCTCGAATCGCACGAAGAATATCTTGTCAAAGAAGGTAAGATCGTCGAAGCCCAGCGTCTGCACCAGCGGACGATGTATGATCTCGAGATGATAAAGGAGATGGGGTTTTGCCGCGGTATCGAGAATTATTCACGCCATTTGACCGGCAAGGCTCCAGGTGAACCGCCGCCGACTTTGCTCGATTATCTTCCGTCAAATGCCCTGATGGTCATCGACGAATCCCATCAAACCATCCCGCAGCTGGGAGCGATGTTTAAGGGCGATCAATCACGAAAGGGAACGCTTGTAGAATACGGTTTCCGGCTGCCGAGTGCGAAAGACAACCGGCCGCTTAATTTTCAGGAATTCGAGGAACGTGTGGGCCAGACGATATATGTATCGGCTACACCCGGCCCTTACGAACTCACCAAGGTCGAAGGCGAAGTGATCGAGCAGATAATACGCCCGACCGGGCTTCTGGACCCGATGGTCGAGGTCCGTCCGGTGAAGGGCCAGATCGACGATCTGCTCGAGGAATGCCGCCTCCGTGCAGAACGCAATGAACGCGTTCTAGTGACAACACTGACCAAGCGTATGTCCGAGAATCTGACCGAATACTTCTCCGAGGTGGGCGTTAAGGTCAGGTATCTCCACAGCGATATTCACACGCTCGAACGCATCAAGATCCTTCGCGATCTGCGTCGAGGCGAATACGACGTTCTCGTCGGAATCAATCTATTACGCGAAGGGCTCGATCTGCCTGAAGTTTCGCTTGTTGCGATCCTCGACGCGGACAAAGAAGGTTTCCTGCGTTCGCAAAGCTCGCTCATTCAGACAATGGGGCGAGCTGCCAGAAACTCCGACGGAAAGGCCATCCTCTACGCCGATAGGATCACAAAGTCGATGGAATACGCAATCTCGGAAACGATCCGCCGCCGCGAGATCCAGGAGGCTTACAATACTGAACACGGGATTACGCCAACCACGATCATCAAATCGATCGACGCAACGCTTGTGACAGCTTACGAGGCCGATTATTTCAAGATCCCGCTCGACTTGGATTCGTACGAAGAGTATTCACCCAAACAACTGAAAGAGACCATCCAGCAGATGGAGGCCGATATGCGCAACGCGGCCAAGGAAATGAAATTCGAACAGGCTGCCGAGATACGCGACCGGCTGAAGTATTTGAAGGAAAGGGAATTGGTGGTTCGATAG
- a CDS encoding FAD-binding oxidoreductase gives MQVKTQLDDLQSYLNDASNMPGGYAEKLFVPESADEIAEILREANENGTSVTISGARTGTVGGAIPFGGVIVSLERFNKLEINKGSRTAIVGSGVILGDLQKAVDADGLFYPPDPTEWSCQIGGTVATNASGARSFKYGATRRYVRRIQVVLADGQIVEIERNSESHFVNKGESPESNGSNFLELGQLPQLTYDRPNVRKNVSGYYNQAPLDLIDLFIGSEGTLGVITEVELALLPKPEGFFSGIVFFASDSDLLSFVDEAKALSISSFRSEISDGIRASLIEYFDNRALRFISEKFPETPNGMAGAIFFEQETTADNEDALLESWNELFEKHGADLERSWFTTNEQDREKMRAFRHVLPVSVNERVVKNKQRKIGTDMAVPDENFASFLRYYKETLDASGLDYVIFGHIGDCHLHANMLPKDAVEAERARHIYGRCVAQAIMLGGTVSAEHGIGKLKRKYLSAMMGERYLNEMAELKKAFDPKCILGRGNIFDESYL, from the coding sequence ATGCAAGTCAAAACGCAGCTTGACGATCTGCAAAGCTATCTCAACGATGCCAGCAACATGCCGGGAGGCTATGCAGAGAAGCTGTTTGTCCCGGAATCGGCAGATGAGATCGCTGAGATACTTCGCGAAGCGAACGAGAACGGTACGTCGGTTACGATTTCGGGAGCCAGAACTGGCACCGTTGGTGGTGCAATCCCGTTCGGCGGCGTGATCGTCTCGCTCGAGAGATTTAACAAGCTCGAAATAAATAAAGGATCTCGCACTGCCATTGTCGGCAGCGGCGTGATTCTCGGCGATCTGCAAAAAGCGGTCGATGCTGATGGCTTATTCTATCCGCCCGATCCGACCGAATGGAGTTGTCAGATCGGCGGCACGGTCGCGACAAATGCTTCGGGTGCGAGAAGCTTTAAATACGGTGCGACGCGTCGCTATGTGAGACGGATACAAGTCGTATTGGCCGATGGCCAGATCGTGGAGATCGAAAGAAATAGCGAAAGCCATTTCGTAAATAAGGGCGAATCGCCAGAGTCGAATGGATCGAACTTTCTTGAGCTTGGACAGCTTCCACAATTGACCTACGATCGTCCAAATGTTCGCAAAAATGTCAGTGGCTACTACAATCAGGCACCGCTTGATCTGATCGATCTTTTCATCGGCAGCGAGGGAACACTAGGTGTGATCACTGAGGTGGAACTGGCGTTATTGCCTAAGCCTGAAGGATTTTTTAGCGGGATTGTTTTTTTTGCGAGCGATTCCGATCTCCTCTCCTTCGTCGACGAAGCCAAGGCTCTTTCGATCTCAAGTTTCAGATCCGAAATTTCAGATGGGATCAGAGCTTCGCTCATCGAATATTTTGACAACCGGGCCTTGAGGTTTATATCGGAGAAATTCCCTGAAACGCCGAACGGCATGGCGGGAGCAATATTCTTTGAACAGGAAACGACCGCGGATAATGAGGATGCTCTCCTAGAGTCGTGGAACGAACTTTTTGAAAAGCACGGAGCTGATCTCGAGCGTTCATGGTTTACGACGAATGAGCAGGATCGCGAGAAGATGCGGGCATTTCGCCACGTCTTGCCGGTTTCGGTTAACGAGCGCGTGGTTAAGAACAAGCAGCGAAAGATCGGGACGGATATGGCGGTTCCGGATGAGAACTTTGCCTCGTTCCTTCGATATTACAAAGAAACTCTCGACGCGAGTGGTCTCGATTATGTGATCTTTGGGCACATAGGCGATTGCCACCTGCACGCTAATATGCTGCCTAAAGATGCGGTTGAGGCGGAGAGGGCACGGCATATCTATGGCCGGTGCGTCGCCCAAGCGATCATGCTCGGCGGAACGGTATCAGCAGAACACGGCATTGGGAAGCTGAAACGAAAGTATCTATCGGCAATGATGGGCGAGCGGTATTTGAATGAGATGGCCGAGCTCAAAAAGGCGTTTGACCCGAAGTGTATTCTGGGACGAGGCAACATTTTCGACGAAAGTTACCTATAA
- a CDS encoding HAD family phosphatase, whose translation MIKAILMDFNGVIIDDERVQMKAYQEVLKADGIDLTEEDYFSSLGMDDKTFVANAYARAGRSVEPSQVEELIAAKSAKWKESVSADLPLFDGIPNFIEKMSREFTLGIVSMSRRHEIDLVLEKSGLAKFFATIVSAEDTSKCKPDPECFRNGFRQLDAIRTAGGHLPMTHSECLVIEDSPPGVIGGRLADLPVLGVTNTVSAERLREAGAGAIAKDLSDWMPESIRRVF comes from the coding sequence ATGATCAAAGCAATTTTAATGGACTTCAACGGCGTCATTATCGATGACGAACGGGTGCAGATGAAAGCTTATCAGGAGGTTCTGAAAGCCGACGGCATCGACCTGACGGAGGAAGATTACTTTTCCTCTCTCGGAATGGATGACAAGACGTTCGTCGCAAACGCTTACGCTCGGGCAGGACGATCAGTCGAGCCTTCGCAAGTAGAGGAACTCATCGCGGCAAAATCTGCAAAGTGGAAGGAAAGCGTTTCCGCCGATCTGCCGCTGTTTGACGGGATTCCCAATTTTATCGAAAAGATGTCCCGAGAATTTACCCTCGGTATCGTGAGCATGTCGCGGCGCCATGAGATCGACCTTGTCCTTGAGAAAAGTGGGCTGGCCAAGTTTTTCGCGACGATAGTAAGCGCCGAGGATACCTCTAAGTGCAAGCCCGATCCTGAGTGTTTTCGTAACGGTTTTCGCCAACTCGATGCGATCCGCACCGCGGGCGGCCATCTGCCGATGACTCATTCCGAATGCCTGGTCATCGAAGATTCGCCTCCTGGGGTTATTGGTGGCCGCCTGGCAGACCTTCCGGTTCTGGGCGTGACGAACACGGTTTCTGCCGAGAGACTCCGCGAGGCAGGAGCCGGTGCGATCGCTAAGGATCTTAGTGACTGGATGCCGGAATCGATCCGGCGGGTTTTTTAA
- a CDS encoding alanine racemase: MTQSWEIEGFLDIRNRELHIDGVNAVDLAREYGTPLFVFSEKRLRHNITRLQRVGNAIDCPLKVCYAAKAMSTMGILKAVKGAGCDIEVNSGGELWKALEAGFNGDQIIFNGTSKEVWEIENAINAGIYAIQVDSLYELSLIEETAKRLGRSANVSLRPVPEIESDTHSGLQTALVTSKFGMMPDEAFSAFRDHKDSRHLNLCGIHLHVGSQNPDPIVYTQALAMLFDNLVKINSETGIRLKHINIGGGFPVNYSRGKELPPMPAEMQKLADEAKKRMDEAIERGYFESTRPDGAIVHRPVPKEFKKSLREKQVSAAYDPYSAISEAWKQVRMKSEVTGTEHLLKELTVLLEPGRSIIADAGICLTSVRNLKERPLASINEATSQSLRKKLEKDAEDRKKGHQSVSFGIYEVAKSFADKEITSEHWLLTDAGFNILLSMETYKWYYHVISAERADDEPAFPYKLAGPLCDGGDVYFDIEGEGRLPDYRLLPPNLKPGDLLALLNCGAYSLAQASQYNGRFLPAVVLIKETGSSELIRKRDVFGDLINNDIY, encoded by the coding sequence ATGACACAATCTTGGGAGATCGAGGGTTTCCTCGACATTAGAAATCGCGAGCTGCACATCGATGGCGTCAACGCAGTCGACCTTGCCCGCGAATACGGCACGCCGCTCTTCGTGTTCAGCGAGAAGCGCTTACGTCACAATATCACCCGCCTGCAGCGAGTTGGCAACGCCATCGATTGCCCGCTAAAGGTCTGCTACGCCGCCAAAGCGATGTCCACGATGGGCATTCTGAAAGCCGTGAAAGGCGCCGGATGCGATATCGAGGTCAATTCGGGCGGCGAGCTGTGGAAAGCTCTGGAAGCCGGATTTAACGGCGACCAGATAATTTTCAACGGCACCAGCAAAGAGGTTTGGGAGATCGAGAACGCAATAAATGCGGGGATCTACGCGATCCAGGTCGACTCACTCTACGAACTCTCACTGATAGAAGAAACCGCCAAACGTCTCGGCAGATCCGCCAACGTCAGCCTCCGTCCCGTCCCCGAGATCGAGTCGGACACGCATTCCGGCCTGCAAACCGCTCTCGTGACGTCAAAATTCGGAATGATGCCGGATGAAGCTTTCTCGGCGTTTCGCGATCACAAAGATTCACGACATCTCAACCTTTGCGGCATTCACCTGCACGTCGGCTCGCAAAATCCGGATCCGATCGTCTATACGCAGGCTCTTGCTATGCTCTTCGACAATCTGGTCAAAATAAATTCGGAGACCGGCATCCGGCTAAAACATATCAATATCGGCGGCGGCTTCCCTGTCAACTATTCACGAGGCAAAGAACTTCCGCCGATGCCAGCGGAAATGCAAAAGCTCGCGGACGAGGCTAAAAAGCGAATGGACGAAGCTATCGAAAGGGGATATTTCGAGAGCACTCGTCCTGACGGAGCTATAGTACACCGCCCCGTCCCAAAAGAGTTTAAGAAATCGCTGCGAGAGAAACAGGTCTCCGCCGCATATGATCCATATTCCGCAATCTCCGAGGCCTGGAAACAAGTCCGCATGAAGTCCGAGGTAACCGGTACGGAACACTTGCTCAAGGAGCTGACGGTTCTTCTCGAACCTGGTCGCAGCATCATCGCTGATGCCGGGATCTGTTTGACCTCGGTTCGCAACCTTAAGGAGAGACCGCTTGCGAGTATCAATGAGGCGACGAGTCAGTCACTACGGAAAAAGTTGGAGAAAGATGCGGAGGACAGGAAAAAAGGCCATCAGAGCGTGTCATTTGGCATTTACGAGGTAGCCAAATCGTTTGCAGATAAAGAGATCACGAGCGAACACTGGCTGCTCACCGACGCCGGTTTCAACATCCTGCTCTCAATGGAAACGTACAAATGGTACTACCATGTTATCTCAGCCGAACGTGCCGACGATGAACCTGCATTTCCATACAAACTCGCCGGACCTCTCTGCGACGGCGGAGATGTTTATTTCGACATCGAGGGCGAAGGCCGTCTGCCCGACTATCGGCTTCTGCCGCCAAACCTTAAGCCGGGCGATCTGCTCGCTCTGTTGAATTGCGGAGCGTACTCACTTGCCCAAGCATCGCAGTATAACGGCCGATTTCTGCCTGCGGTTGTTCTAATTAAGGAAACCGGTAGTTCAGAGTTGATCCGAAAGCGAGATGTATTCGGCGATCTGATCAATAACGATATCTACTAA